The DNA sequence TGATGTTAAAAACATGGCGTTTGAGTTTGATTCGAGCTGGTGCGACGATCTTAAGGTGGTGTCTTGTCCTCAAGATTTCCGTGCTTACTTTGAGGAGAAAAGTCCTCGAGGTCTCTTCATTCGCCTTTTTCTGGAATTAGACGCTTGTGGCGAACGATATGATCCAATTTGGCTCATCGATTACGGCCTCAAACAAGACCCTCCGAAACGCGACCTTGGAGAAGATCGTCCTCGTATACCTTGGCCTTATCAAAGGACATTCTTTGCAAATGATCGAAAATTCGTCCAAGTTGGTCGATTTTACACAGACGAGTATAAGTCTACCGAAAGATGGTCTGCACTTGACTTCTTGGAAGAACTCAGTGATATGCTTGGAGGTGTTTCGCCCGGTCATGCGTTCCACCATTATGAGGGAAAGTTTAGCTGGGATGGCTCTTGCCCAATTTGCGAAGAAAATGCAAGGACGGGGATTTGGTACGACATTCGCAGTGACATTGAAGTTCTGGTATGCGAGAGAAATGAATGAGAAGTTCTGTAGCCTATATGAGATTCCACCATCCGCCCATAAGGCTCGTTTTCAGTTTTAGTAacattatatatataatatgTCCTTGCTTATCTCCAAGTCCGAGATTTTACATTTGCGCGAGATTGCAGATATATCGCTTTATATTTCAAGGTGGACAGGTGCTTCTGCAAAAGGACGCAATAGAAATCATACCTGCGGCTTAGTCGAACTAATGCTTGTTATTCGTCGCGGTCGAGCGGTTGAAAGCCGTAGAGGACGCTCTCACAAATCGCTCCACGCGCATAATAAGCGCAGGACCCTTCTCAGCATCTGCAGCATATTCTGTTTGCCAAGTCCTATATGATCTCCATTACATGCGGTCTAAATCAAGCTCGATCTGCATCACCGATCGAGACGAGAGGCAAGAAATCTCACTTCGATTGGAACAGCAGATTACGACTAGGCTGACGAAACCAAGATAAAAATGAATATGCAGCCCTACTCAAGTGCTATAGTGGTTCTTCATGTTACTAGCACAGCAATACGCTGTAATCTTTTACTGAATACGCAACATAATGCCGTCGCTTCTCGGCCGAATAATGTCTGAATAACTGGACAGTCAGCTTTACATTCCTGGTAACGTTAGTCGAGTCTGAAAGCCAGGGGTTTTCGCACTAATATGGTTCGACACGTCCGAAAATGGACGATGGATTTGGCACAAGGCAGTAATAATCGGACTTTAAATTGCTTAGCACAGGAGATTCCGGAGTCTCCTTCTATGCTAAAATCTCACTCACTCTATTTTTTAAATCAACTGCTTGTTATAACCTTCCTACGGCCCTTTAATAAGAGTTATAGGCAGGTCATTACCATTTATCCTTGTATTTTTACTGGAGCGTATAATCAAGCTGACCACTACGCCAAGGCTTCCTAAGAAGggtgagaagaggaagagaggctgTATTACAACAACTagacaaagaggaaaataTGCCTGAGCAAGAACCAACGGATCGCTGCAAACGGAACCACAGACAAAGGGGTTTGCCAAGAGTGTGGGTCTTCCTGACCACTCAACACATCCAATAGCGTCGAGGGCATTATTTACGTGCCTGCACATCGTCTTTGTTTGCACTCAAAATCCCCATTTGCGTGCGCCTCTGCGTCTCCAAAAAATGCGTCCAACGCGCCTACAGACTTAACGGGAAGGTGATCAGGATCCAGGGACAGTGACCAACAGAAACCAGGGCACGTTTTGGCCAAGAATGTGGAACGCAACGACAAAGAGTTCAACGTTACTCCCGGCTCCAGTCCCGAATCATGTCGATAAAGGTTGGATATGCTTGTATATAAAATGCTCTCGCCTTGTTGGCGCCCCCTAAGCCTATTAAGCTTCTACGCTCGCGCAATCTTTAAATCTCGATACCGTAACTCGTTTCGAATTGGGCATAATGGTGCTATCCTACCGCGTCCTCTCTGCCATCACCAAGCTCGGCTTGGTGGCCGGCTCTGCCTATGCTGATAGTGAGTACATTTGGCCTAATGCCAAGACTGACTTGCTCGAGTCTATGCTCTATGAGCAGCAGGGATTTGGATCTGGCAACTCGCCAGCAACCTTTATCGTCCCCTGCGATAAGGTCCCTTTTGGCACTGGGCGTAATGGAGCTGCAGAATGGCTGCGAACGGCATATCATGACATGGCAACTGCGGATGTCGTGACGGGAGTAGGAGGTCTCGACGCGTCTATTGGGTTTGAGGTGAACCGCGATGAGAATCCCGGTATTGGCTTCAACGAAACGCTTGTGAATCTAGCCGCGTTCCTCACACCGCGTTCATCTATGGCGGATTTGATCGCCTTGGGGGCAGTGTTTGCTGCAAATGGATGCTCAAATGGAAGCGTTGAGATTCCCTATCGAGCGGGTAGAGTTGATGCTACAGGACCTGGTGCGTCAGGCGTGCCCAAGCCAGAGCAGCCTTTGGACGAGCACATCACCAATTTCCAGAGACAAGGATTTACGCCGCAAGAGATGATTGGGCTGGTGGCATGTGGCCATACCCTTGGAGGTGTTCATGGCGTAGACTTTCCTGAGATTGTCCCAGTCGTTAATGATCCAGTAAGTCGCTATCTGAATAGCCGATGTTAATTGTCACATACTTTGAGGGCTGGCTGTACAAGAACTTTGAATGAGCTAACCATTATGCACAGGCAAATGATCAGAACACGCAGACGTTCGACACAACTAACACGGGATTCACCGGGTTTGACAACACTGTGTAAGATGAGTTTACTTCCTGTCGACGGCCTCGAACTAACTAGAAGTCAGTGCTGTTCAGTTCGTGAACAACGTTACGCAGAATCCACTCGCGTTTGGTCACAATGAGACCACCAACTCCGATGCCAGAATCTTCAACTCTGACGGAGGGGAGGAAATTGGGAAAATGGCAGATTCCCCCTCTTACTTCTACCAAACCTGCACAACACTGCTCGAACGAATGATCAATACCGTCCCCAAGGGCGTAGCTCTTACGGATCCAATCCAGCCCATTGCCGTAAAGCCTTCCCAGCTATTTGCCACTATCAACTCGGATGGAACGATGACCATGTCTGGCTATATCAGAGTACGTTTTCTCCTTCCATTGATATGGAAAACACAAGACAAGCGCTAATGGAGATCAAACAGCTTGCTGGCCCCGTAACCGCCAACCCAAACCGCACAGTCAAGATCCACTTCCATCCTCGTTCTGGGGAGAGAGATACTGGCGCTTCTATCGTTAGCAAAAGCATAACTTCAGCTAGTTCTGCTCATGTCCTCTACGGAAACCCTCCTCTTACTTTCTGGTGGTACCAGTTCTCGACAGTGATTCCCGTCACACAAGGTGTTTCTGGATTTGACGTGGAGGTTGTCGATACCAGCAACGGAGCCACCAACAGCACCATGTACAAGAATGGTGGCCAAGGATTCCCGTTTGATGATACGATCGTTACGCAGCCAAAGCTGTCATGTTCTGAAACAATTTACAACGGACTGATGAACTTGACTGTTGCGGTAAGCCTCCCTACTCCTAATACAACAAGCTATCTGTCCACTAatgctaataataataccAATTTAGATCCGTGATGACTCAAACCTCGACTCGTTAAAGGCGatagtacatgtaccaacTCCTCTCGACTCTTTCACGCCAACCGTTGGCTCGATACCTCTTGATTTTGTCAAAGTCGGCCCCATCGCAGGATCAGGCTACACCCTATACAATGCCACTATTACTAACGGAGCCACTCCTGACGATCCCAACAATTTTGCTCATACTTATATACGAACCTACGATCTAATTGCTTCAAATAGCACACACACTGTGGAGAGGGAGTTTAACATGATGGATGGGCTCAACGCCTGTCCGAATCCCAATATCTTTTAAGAGATTAGGGGCATTTATTCGTGTAAATACTAAGAACGATTTGTAAATATTACTGTGGATAGGAAGCAATCAAATAGAATTTATGTCACGCTGGCAGAGTAGGTATCATGATGGTGAAGTCTTGCGCAAAAGTGGAATCGCACAAACTGAGTCAACTAGCCAGGTAGGTAAGCGAcatatctactatatctactatatctactatatctactatatctactatatctactatatctactatatctactatatctactatatctactatatctactatatctactatatctactatatctactatatctactatatctagtattttatataattagatACTGTGCGTGTAATTATAGGTTTAGAGCTAGGAATATTTACTGgccttattttaaataaataaattaaaaagaacaagaaaacccatgctgccttttctagcttcctttttctttaccTTCTCTCCTTGGTTCTCATTGTAATGTTAGTAATGGATGGTGCAAGCATTGAACATGAAGTACAGTTATGGGCCAAAAAGTCTGCGAACGCTATACTGAGTACCACCAAAAGTCATAGTTTTcaaaaattaataattaaatcTATAAAATACATATGCAGATgattaaacttaaaatttaataaaaattaatgGATACGttatattttaatagtaCTTACTTATAATGTTCAATTTTATAGCAGCTGTTGTGGATTGAAGCTGTAATAGATTATCCCCTCCTAAACTTGGTgtatctttatttttttcccttcgTAAATTTTTGGCCCCTAACTGTACCAACGGCAGTAGCTGATCGTCTCTGTCAATCGTTAGCAGCAGATATATACCTATGTCGTCACAACCATTACTTACCTGGACTTCTTTTTCATAGTACTACGTCAATAAATTAGAAAGTACACCAAGATAAGATTACACATAATGAAAGTGAAAACGCCA is a window from the Trichoderma atroviride chromosome 5, complete sequence genome containing:
- a CDS encoding uncharacterized protein (EggNog:ENOG41~CAZy:AA2~SECRETED:SignalP(1-23)), with translation MVLSYRVLSAITKLGLVAGSAYADSEYIWPNAKTDLLESMLYEQQGFGSGNSPATFIVPCDKVPFGTGRNGAAEWLRTAYHDMATADVVTGVGGLDASIGFEVNRDENPGIGFNETLVNLAAFLTPRSSMADLIALGAVFAANGCSNGSVEIPYRAGRVDATGPGASGVPKPEQPLDEHITNFQRQGFTPQEMIGLVACGHTLGGVHGVDFPEIVPVVNDPANDQNTQTFDTTNTGFTGFDNTVAVQFVNNVTQNPLAFGHNETTNSDARIFNSDGGEEIGKMADSPSYFYQTCTTLLERMINTVPKGVALTDPIQPIAVKPSQLFATINSDGTMTMSGYIRLAGPVTANPNRTVKIHFHPRSGERDTGASIVSKSITSASSAHVLYGNPPLTFWWYQFSTVIPVTQGVSGFDVEVVDTSNGATNSTMYKNGGQGFPFDDTIVTQPKLSCSETIYNGLMNLTVAIRDDSNLDSLKAIVHVPTPLDSFTPTVGSIPLDFVKVGPIAGSGYTLYNATITNGATPDDPNNFAHTYIRTYDLIASNSTHTVEREFNMMDGLNACPNPNIF